The following are from one region of the Rhodopirellula sp. P2 genome:
- a CDS encoding sigma-70 family RNA polymerase sigma factor, producing the protein MDDSTRHATRLWTSAQPVVAAFVASVVRDRRDREDVLQETALAVLNSFDSYDSSQAFQGWAIGVARNQISLYLRRRRRDRLVFNEETIANLQSTFEQSSPPEELDHLPTCIDQLSGRSRKICELRYQKGLKPIAISEQIGMTANSVSKALQRIREQLRECIEDKFVSEGANG; encoded by the coding sequence GTGGACGATTCAACACGCCATGCGACCCGATTGTGGACCTCGGCTCAGCCGGTGGTGGCCGCCTTCGTTGCGTCGGTGGTCCGAGATCGCCGCGATCGCGAAGACGTGCTGCAAGAGACAGCGCTCGCGGTTTTGAACTCCTTCGATTCCTACGATTCCTCGCAAGCGTTCCAGGGCTGGGCGATTGGCGTCGCTCGCAACCAAATCAGCTTGTACCTGCGACGTCGTCGACGTGATCGTCTGGTGTTCAACGAAGAAACGATCGCGAATTTGCAGTCGACGTTCGAGCAATCATCGCCTCCGGAGGAACTGGATCATTTGCCGACGTGCATTGATCAATTATCAGGTCGCTCCCGAAAAATCTGCGAACTGAGATACCAAAAGGGACTCAAGCCGATCGCGATCAGCGAACAAATTGGGATGACAGCGAACTCGGTATCGAAAGCCTTGCAGCGGATCCGAGAACAACTGCGTGAATGCATCGAAGACAAATTCGTTTCGGAGGGTGCAAACGGATGA
- a CDS encoding PSD1 and planctomycete cytochrome C domain-containing protein, whose protein sequence is MFARVAMKTFVCSMLVASLSVIGTLESRAQETAEISPEQLEFFENRIRPVLVRECYECHSAESGKTRGGLRLDTRDGLLLGGESGPSVVPGHPEDSPFWDAVTYNGWEMPPRGQLPDEVLADFKRWIEMGLPDPRVRESITVESTIDLETGRDHWAFQSPQTQEPPTPQNTNWAKSTIDQHVLAKLENNGLQPAEDADAATLLRRLSFDLIGLPPTPEEVQSFLRATAKNRDAAIEAKVDELLDSPRFGERWGRHWMDVARYAESCGNSTNNTYPHAWRYRDYVIDSFNDDTPYDRFIAEQVAGDLLPVKTDEQWQRNLIATGFLAIGTKNLVERNPRQVQADIIDEQIDTVTKAFLGLTVACARCHDHKLDPIPTTDYYAMAGIFQSTNTYYGTAEGITNRNASDLLQLPIADKVPAGRKYSLDEIEDLNERMRDVRSQMAEAVRDRDNPSQQQSVIRLRAQVALIQGVLSEIEDDGTPRTLAMGVQESDSCQDAAVLVRGDVETPAQRVPRGFVQVLPHSSDFSIPSDASGRMELAQWLTSPENPLTARVMVNRIWLHLFGEGIVSTPNNWGLTGQAPSHPELLDHLAIEFVKDWSVKSMIRDLVLSRTYQMSSRMDEENDEIDPDNRLLWRASPRQLDAESMRDAILAIGGGLNLERPIGSPIARYGNNRIGRTLDASLLDGLNDRRSVYLPIVRDAVPRSLALFDFADPSLSNAKRDVSNVPMQALYLMNDEFVLQNAERLGRRLLDEHKSIRDGVAAAFLTIYGRPATDSEIRSCVDFFQDFMQPARNQSSRFQSAQQLAMTAFCQALIASAEFRCLN, encoded by the coding sequence ATGTTTGCACGTGTCGCCATGAAAACATTCGTCTGTTCTATGTTGGTCGCTTCGTTGAGCGTGATCGGTACGCTTGAGTCGCGGGCGCAAGAGACCGCCGAAATCTCTCCGGAACAACTCGAGTTCTTTGAGAACCGAATTCGTCCGGTGCTGGTTCGCGAATGCTATGAGTGTCACTCGGCAGAATCCGGCAAGACGCGGGGCGGCCTGCGACTGGACACGCGAGATGGATTGCTACTGGGCGGCGAGTCCGGTCCGTCGGTCGTCCCGGGGCATCCCGAAGACAGCCCCTTTTGGGATGCGGTGACGTACAACGGTTGGGAGATGCCACCACGAGGCCAATTGCCCGACGAGGTGCTGGCAGATTTCAAACGATGGATTGAAATGGGATTGCCCGATCCACGCGTTCGCGAATCGATCACGGTGGAAAGCACGATCGATTTGGAAACCGGTCGAGATCACTGGGCGTTTCAAAGCCCGCAGACGCAAGAGCCGCCGACACCCCAGAACACCAACTGGGCCAAGTCGACCATTGACCAGCATGTGCTGGCAAAACTGGAAAACAACGGTTTGCAACCGGCGGAGGATGCTGACGCGGCGACACTGCTGCGACGCTTGTCCTTTGACTTGATCGGGCTGCCTCCCACCCCCGAAGAAGTCCAGTCTTTCCTGCGTGCGACAGCCAAGAATCGCGACGCGGCGATCGAGGCCAAGGTGGACGAACTGCTCGACAGCCCACGTTTTGGCGAACGTTGGGGACGTCACTGGATGGACGTGGCTCGCTACGCCGAATCATGCGGCAACAGCACCAACAACACGTATCCGCATGCGTGGCGTTACCGCGATTATGTGATCGATTCTTTCAACGACGACACGCCCTACGATCGCTTCATCGCCGAACAAGTCGCCGGCGATCTGTTGCCGGTCAAAACCGATGAACAATGGCAACGCAATCTGATCGCAACCGGGTTTCTGGCGATCGGAACCAAGAACTTGGTTGAACGAAACCCGCGGCAAGTCCAAGCGGACATCATCGATGAGCAGATCGACACCGTGACCAAGGCCTTCCTGGGTTTGACGGTCGCCTGTGCCCGTTGTCACGACCACAAATTGGATCCGATCCCCACGACCGACTACTACGCGATGGCTGGGATCTTCCAAAGCACCAACACGTACTATGGAACGGCCGAAGGGATCACCAACCGCAATGCGTCGGATCTGTTGCAACTTCCAATCGCAGACAAAGTGCCCGCCGGTAGAAAATATTCACTCGATGAAATTGAAGACCTCAACGAACGGATGCGAGATGTTCGTTCTCAGATGGCCGAAGCGGTTCGCGACCGTGACAATCCATCGCAACAGCAGTCGGTGATTCGGCTGCGGGCTCAAGTCGCGTTGATCCAAGGGGTGTTGTCAGAGATCGAAGACGACGGCACTCCGCGGACGCTCGCGATGGGTGTGCAGGAATCCGATTCCTGCCAAGACGCCGCGGTTTTGGTTCGCGGTGACGTGGAGACTCCAGCGCAACGCGTGCCACGGGGTTTTGTTCAAGTCCTCCCGCACAGTTCCGACTTCTCGATTCCGTCTGATGCCAGTGGACGAATGGAATTGGCCCAGTGGCTGACTTCGCCCGAGAATCCATTGACCGCCCGTGTGATGGTCAATCGCATTTGGCTGCATCTGTTTGGTGAAGGCATCGTGTCGACGCCCAACAATTGGGGACTGACCGGGCAAGCCCCCTCGCATCCCGAGTTGTTGGATCACTTGGCGATTGAGTTCGTCAAGGATTGGTCCGTGAAGTCCATGATTCGCGACCTTGTGCTGTCGCGAACCTATCAAATGAGCTCGCGAATGGATGAGGAGAACGACGAAATCGATCCTGACAACCGACTGCTTTGGCGTGCCAGTCCTCGACAGTTGGATGCGGAATCCATGCGAGATGCGATCCTTGCGATTGGCGGTGGGCTAAATCTGGAACGTCCGATCGGATCGCCCATCGCTCGCTATGGCAACAACCGAATTGGCAGAACACTGGACGCATCGCTGCTGGACGGCCTGAATGATCGTCGATCGGTGTACTTGCCGATCGTTCGTGATGCCGTGCCGCGTTCGCTCGCGTTGTTCGACTTCGCCGACCCGAGTCTCAGCAACGCGAAACGTGATGTTTCGAACGTTCCGATGCAGGCGTTGTATCTGATGAACGATGAATTTGTATTGCAGAACGCAGAAAGACTGGGCCGGCGATTGCTTGATGAACACAAAAGCATTCGCGATGGCGTTGCCGCAGCGTTCCTGACGATTTATGGCCGACCAGCAACCGATTCTGAGATCCGAAGCTGCGTGGACTTCTTCCAGGATTTCATGCAGCCCGCTCGAAATCAATCCAGTCGATTTCAATCCGCCCAGCAACTCGCAATGACCGCATTCTGCCAAGCGTTGATCGCTTCGGCTGAGTTCCGATGCCTGAACTGA
- a CDS encoding DUF1501 domain-containing protein, with amino-acid sequence MSDSTNFSRRGALQAVSSGFGYLAFAALATEQARASNPLEVKEPHFESKAKRVIFLSMRGAPSHVDTFDHKPQLTRDTGKVGKYGGTGRLLGSPWKFRQRGDSGLWISDLFPELSKQADELCLLRGMHCDQPNHPQATTQTHTGNFQFPRPSMGAWTLYGLGTENENLPGFIVLNPSPGDSGNYASSFLPAIYQGTKMKAGGRGRGGFAQNRMRANGGNQPGQNQPVRSRRAMQSGMNGDLRRRYAESRQRTSGGMDAAMQQRPFGRPVRDQFAQRDDSAIPNLTNRMLDPELQRIQLDLIQNLNRNKLDRDGHQPQVEGMIESFELAYRMQSEMPEAVDLSDESQDTLELYGINGSGTDDFGRQCLMARRLAERGVRFIECVSPGWDHHRNLRDEMDDHCAQIDHPIAGLLQDLKQRGLLDETLVIWAGEFGRTPHAQNGDGRDHNNKGYTTWMAGGGVRGGFSHGATDEHGYEAVEGKCHIHDWHATILHLLGLDHEQLTYRYAGRDFRLTDVYGSVIRDIVG; translated from the coding sequence ATGTCCGATTCAACCAACTTCTCTCGTCGCGGTGCACTCCAAGCGGTCAGCAGCGGGTTTGGCTACCTCGCGTTTGCCGCATTGGCGACCGAGCAAGCGCGGGCCAGCAACCCGCTGGAGGTCAAAGAACCTCACTTTGAATCCAAAGCGAAGCGAGTCATCTTCTTATCGATGCGAGGTGCCCCCTCCCATGTCGACACGTTCGATCACAAACCGCAACTGACACGTGACACAGGCAAGGTTGGCAAGTACGGCGGGACCGGACGCCTGTTGGGATCGCCGTGGAAATTCCGCCAACGCGGCGACAGCGGTTTGTGGATTTCGGATTTGTTCCCAGAACTCTCCAAGCAAGCCGATGAGTTGTGTTTGCTGCGTGGCATGCACTGCGACCAACCCAATCATCCGCAAGCGACCACGCAAACTCACACGGGAAACTTCCAGTTCCCACGGCCTTCGATGGGTGCCTGGACGCTGTATGGGCTGGGAACCGAAAACGAGAACTTGCCGGGATTCATCGTGTTGAATCCGTCCCCCGGTGACAGCGGAAACTACGCCAGTTCGTTTCTACCGGCGATCTATCAAGGAACCAAGATGAAAGCGGGCGGTCGAGGCCGCGGCGGGTTCGCTCAAAACAGAATGCGAGCCAACGGGGGCAATCAACCGGGCCAAAATCAACCGGTTCGCTCGCGACGTGCAATGCAATCGGGGATGAACGGCGACCTTCGCCGGCGGTACGCCGAGTCACGGCAGAGGACGTCCGGCGGGATGGATGCGGCAATGCAACAGCGTCCCTTTGGTCGCCCCGTTCGCGATCAGTTCGCACAACGCGATGACAGTGCGATCCCCAATTTGACAAACCGCATGCTGGATCCGGAACTGCAACGCATCCAGTTGGATCTGATCCAAAACCTGAATCGAAACAAACTCGATCGGGACGGTCACCAACCCCAAGTCGAAGGCATGATCGAGTCGTTCGAGTTGGCTTATCGAATGCAATCCGAAATGCCCGAAGCCGTGGACTTGTCCGATGAATCGCAGGACACACTGGAACTGTATGGGATCAACGGTTCAGGGACAGACGACTTTGGTCGCCAGTGCTTGATGGCTCGACGTTTGGCAGAACGCGGCGTCCGGTTCATTGAATGCGTGAGCCCAGGTTGGGATCACCACCGAAACCTGCGTGACGAAATGGATGACCATTGCGCGCAGATCGATCACCCCATCGCGGGTTTGCTCCAAGATCTCAAGCAACGCGGGTTGTTGGATGAGACGTTGGTCATCTGGGCCGGTGAATTTGGCCGCACACCACACGCTCAGAACGGTGACGGGCGTGACCACAACAACAAGGGCTACACCACTTGGATGGCTGGCGGCGGAGTCCGCGGCGGCTTCAGTCACGGTGCCACCGACGAACATGGCTACGAAGCGGTGGAAGGCAAATGTCACATCCACGATTGGCACGCCACGATCCTGCACCTGTTGGGCTTGGATCATGAGCAGTTGACGTACCGTTATGCGGGACGCGACTTTCGGTTGACCGATGTCTACGGAAGTGTGATCCGCGACATCGTTGGTTGA
- a CDS encoding FecR domain-containing protein encodes MSTPIQTLIDGYLDETLTPDQLSELETWINANPDHAKRFADAVHFDERMTAELSWQQFTAPDSAKSDSIEPSPVFPETSPLGKRMVWTIAAIAAAIVLVAGWAIRTADEPTNVNGATGPSIAQNSVAPADPDGEPDTTFATLVQSIDAAWEDEHASQSGDRLDAQTIRLRSGIVQVQFDSGVEVTLEGPASYELQSIDRTKLAYGLLSATVPPGAEGFRVDTPSAQVIDLGTAFGIELDREGLSKVSVFDGEVEVVTDKDHQKRLLTEGQSVELSSDGSMSDIVFETRRFEKLWPFGSGILKSTGAFRFAPPWPRLVNRIQSDRRIFVLPEGYATRLQSPCSVDFTDPGHYTKATQLLPSVIPTDRRVRSFLLMFNPEVPADPQTNRQRPMIRNLELVEGSITFQQPILGVIVQDKTLFATDGRFSFRSAASLPFGQGLELDATRISDIITLSEDRRTIDLSLMSFGRRGDHVRVIVDASIRPFFPRRPK; translated from the coding sequence ATGAGCACGCCCATTCAAACACTGATCGACGGCTATCTGGATGAAACACTGACGCCAGATCAATTGTCCGAGCTGGAAACATGGATCAACGCAAATCCAGACCATGCGAAACGATTCGCGGATGCCGTTCACTTCGACGAACGGATGACGGCTGAACTGAGTTGGCAACAATTCACGGCTCCAGATTCGGCAAAATCGGATTCGATCGAGCCGTCTCCGGTATTCCCCGAGACTTCTCCGCTAGGCAAGCGGATGGTGTGGACGATTGCCGCCATCGCAGCCGCGATTGTGTTGGTGGCTGGATGGGCGATTCGTACGGCCGATGAACCCACCAATGTCAACGGAGCGACAGGGCCATCCATCGCTCAGAATTCCGTTGCACCAGCGGATCCTGATGGCGAGCCCGACACAACCTTTGCGACCTTGGTCCAGTCCATCGATGCGGCGTGGGAAGACGAACACGCTTCACAATCCGGCGACCGTTTGGACGCCCAAACCATTCGTCTTCGATCCGGCATCGTGCAGGTGCAGTTCGACAGTGGTGTCGAGGTCACGCTGGAAGGCCCGGCATCGTACGAATTGCAATCGATTGATCGAACCAAATTGGCTTACGGGCTTCTGTCCGCCACCGTCCCGCCGGGTGCCGAAGGTTTTCGTGTCGACACGCCGTCGGCGCAAGTCATCGACTTGGGAACCGCATTTGGAATCGAACTGGACCGCGAGGGATTGTCCAAGGTGTCGGTCTTCGACGGCGAAGTGGAGGTGGTCACGGACAAAGATCATCAAAAGCGGTTGCTGACCGAAGGTCAGAGCGTGGAACTGTCTTCCGATGGCAGCATGAGTGACATCGTTTTCGAGACCCGGCGTTTCGAAAAGCTGTGGCCGTTTGGATCAGGAATCCTCAAATCAACGGGCGCGTTCCGCTTTGCTCCACCGTGGCCGCGTTTGGTCAACCGAATTCAAAGTGACCGCCGCATCTTTGTTTTGCCTGAAGGTTATGCGACTCGATTGCAATCGCCTTGTTCAGTCGACTTCACAGACCCCGGCCATTACACGAAGGCGACACAGTTGTTGCCATCGGTCATTCCGACCGATCGCCGCGTGCGTTCATTCCTCTTGATGTTCAATCCCGAGGTCCCAGCCGACCCCCAGACGAACCGCCAACGTCCCATGATTCGCAACCTGGAATTGGTCGAAGGCAGCATCACGTTTCAACAACCAATTCTCGGCGTGATTGTTCAAGACAAAACTTTGTTCGCAACCGATGGCCGGTTCTCGTTCCGTAGCGCCGCCAGCCTGCCGTTTGGACAAGGCTTGGAACTGGACGCGACGCGCATCAGCGACATCATCACGCTTAGCGAAGACCGCCGAACCATCGACTTGAGCCTGATGTCGTTTGGCCGGCGAGGCGATCACGTTCGAGTGATCGTCGACGCATCCATCCGCCCGTTCTTTCCTCGACGACCGAAGTGA